GGCGTAGTCTCGCCGCGGCCTCTCCCCGAATGACTTGCGTTCAGTGCGGCGCCGAGACCGACGAGGCACTGTGTTCCGCGTGCGCTACCCGACCCTCTTCGTCGAAGGCGCCCACGGTCGAAGAGCTCCACGTGACGCCCGCCGGCCCGACCGACCTCCCCGGTCCCGTGGGGAGCCATTTCGCCCCCGGCCAGCGCTTCGGCGACCGCTACACGATCGTGGAAGAGGTCGGCGCCGGGGGGATGGGACACGTCTACAAGGCGATCGACCGCCAGCTCGGCAAGACGGTCGCGCTGAAGCTCGTCCGGCCGGCGGCGGCAGGCCAAGGCCTGGCCCGCGAGCGGTTCCGGCGCGAGCTGTCCCTGGCCCAGGCCGTCACGCATCCCAACGTTTGCCGCGTGCACGACCTGGGCGAGATGGACGGCGCCCTCTACATCAGCATGGAGTTCGTCGAGGGGCAGACGCTCGAAGACCTGATCCAGTCCGTGGGCCACCTCTCGGCCAGGCAGACGGTGGCCCTCGGCCGCCAGGTCTGCGCGGGCCTCCAGGCCATCCACGCGCGCGGCATCGTCCACCGCGACCTCAAGCCCGGCAACATCATGGTGGACCGATCGGGCCACCCCATCCTCATGGACTTCGGCCTCGCGTTCCACCAGGGGCGCGACCGGCTGACCGGAGCCGGATCCGTCCTCGGCACGCTGGCGTACCTGTCCCCCGAGCAGGCTCTGGGGCGCACCACCGACCATCGCTCGGACCTCTTCGCCCTCGGCCTGATCCTCTTCGAGATGCTTACGGGCCGCCGGCCGCCCGGGGACGGCGGGAGCGCCCCGATGGCCCTGCGCGAGGCGGGCGAGCGCTGCCCCGCCCCTAGCCAGCTCGTATCCGAGATCCCCGGGGACCTCGACGCGATCGTGCTGCGATGCCTCGAACGTGAGCCCGAACGGCGGTTCGCGTCCGCCGCCGACCTGGAGGGTGCGCTCACCGCCACCGCGTCGGGCCTGGCCTCCGGGGTGACGAGCCCGCCCCGGCGGCTGGCTCGTCCCCTGCGGTTCGTGCGCGGCTCGACGACGCGATGGGTGGTGGCGGCCGCGGCCGTCGTCCTCGCGGTGGCCGCGCTCTGGGTGTGGCGGCCAACGCCCGGGCCCCCGCCGCCCGGCACCCGGCGCCCCGTCATCGCCGTGCTGCCGCTCGACAACGTGAGCAAGGATCCCAACGACGAGTATCTCGGGGTGGGGGTCGCCGACAGCCTCATCACCCACCTCGCCGCACTTCGGTCCCTCACCGTCGTTTCGCGGTCGGCGACCCTCGAGCAGCGCGGGCGTCCCACGCGCGCGGTCGCGCAAGATCTCGGGGCCACCTATCTCGTCCACGGCGGGGTGCAGCGCGCCGACCGGCGGATCCATGTCACGCTGAACCTCGTACGGCCGGACGACTCGGTGGCGTGGGGTCACGAGTACGAAGGGAGCGTCGACGATCCGTTCACCATTCACCGGCAGGCGGCCGAGGGGTTGAGCGAGGCGCTCCAGCTCACCCTCACCGAGGCCGATCGCGAGCGGCTGGCCCGGGTCCCGACGACCAACGTCGACGCCTTCACCGACTACTCTCGCGCGCGCACCCTGCTCGAGCGGCCCGACGTCCCGGGCAACGTATCCCGCGCCATCGAGACCTTCCAGAGCGCCGTGGGCAAGGACCCTCGCTTCGCCCTCGCCCACGCCGGCCTCGGCGAGGCCTATTGGGTACAGTACCGGGAGACGACGGACGAGGCGGCGGTGGCCAAGGCCTCGAATGCCATCACCGAGGCCCTGCGCCTCGACTCCGAGCAGCCCTTGACCCGCTTCGTCCTCGCCCGGCTGTACGACGGCACGGGCCGTCCCGACCAGGCCATCGAAGAGCTGCATGGGGTCCTGACCCTGCAACCGGGCAACGACGACGCCCACCGGGTGCTGGGCGACATCCTCCTCAAGCAGGGCCGCAGCGGGGAAGCGCTGGGCGAGCTGAAGAAGGCGGTGGACATTCGACCCAACTACCCGGAGAACCAGCGCATCCTCGGCCGCGCCTACTACGACCTGGGACGCTACGCCGATGCCGTCCGCTTCTTCACCCGCTTGACGGAGCTGCAGCCGGACAACTCCCGGGGCTACCAGATGCTGGGCGCCGCCTACCAGGCCAGCGG
The Candidatus Methylomirabilota bacterium genome window above contains:
- a CDS encoding protein kinase gives rise to the protein MTPAGPTDLPGPVGSHFAPGQRFGDRYTIVEEVGAGGMGHVYKAIDRQLGKTVALKLVRPAAAGQGLARERFRRELSLAQAVTHPNVCRVHDLGEMDGALYISMEFVEGQTLEDLIQSVGHLSARQTVALGRQVCAGLQAIHARGIVHRDLKPGNIMVDRSGHPILMDFGLAFHQGRDRLTGAGSVLGTLAYLSPEQALGRTTDHRSDLFALGLILFEMLTGRRPPGDGGSAPMALREAGERCPAPSQLVSEIPGDLDAIVLRCLEREPERRFASAADLEGALTATASGLASGVTSPPRRLARPLRFVRGSTTRWVVAAAAVVLAVAALWVWRPTPGPPPPGTRRPVIAVLPLDNVSKDPNDEYLGVGVADSLITHLAALRSLTVVSRSATLEQRGRPTRAVAQDLGATYLVHGGVQRADRRIHVTLNLVRPDDSVAWGHEYEGSVDDPFTIHRQAAEGLSEALQLTLTEADRERLARVPTTNVDAFTDYSRARTLLERPDVPGNVSRAIETFQSAVGKDPRFALAHAGLGEAYWVQYRETTDEAAVAKASNAITEALRLDSEQPLTRFVLARLYDGTGRPDQAIEELHGVLTLQPGNDDAHRVLGDILLKQGRSGEALGELKKAVDIRPNYPENQRILGRAYYDLGRYADAVRFFTRLTELQPDNSRGYQMLGAAYQASGDNARALENYERANAIRPDPKAYGNVGIIHYTQGRFREAAGALEESVRLDPNGVRQLRYLGDTYRQLGEAAKARQSYLRAVGVCESLLRVNPADAEALSLLA